AGCCGGCGACAGCTGGCAGGCCGTTGCCGCGGAAGTAAGCTTACGCTGGGAAGGCCTCGACCGCTTCCCCGCCGACTGGGGAATAGGCCTTGTGGATACCCAAACCGGAGAAGTTACTAACCTCAGGGAAAAATCAGCCATCACCCTGCAAACGGCTGTATCACAGCAGGCCCGTACAGCACCGCGCACCCTTGCAGAAGCAACTGCAATCGCAAGCGTGCCCGCAGAACGGGATGCCCCTATGGCCGCGCGCTATGAGCTGCTTGTACGCCCCGGCAGCGGACTGGATCCGAATGAGCAAACCGAACTGCCCGAAGCAGTGGCGCTGGAACAGAATTATCCCAACCCTTTCAACCCGGCTACGACCATCCGCTACAGCCTGCCCGAAGCAGCTGATGTGCGTCTCGAAGTGTACAACCTGTTGGGGCAGCGCGTCGCAACACTGGTCAGCGGTACAGTTGATGCCGGGGTGCACACCGTAAGCTTTGACGCCTCCGCGCTTTCAAGCGGGGTGTATCTGTACCGGCTTCAGACGTCAGGGATGGTCCTAAGCCGCAAAATGCTACTTGTAAAATAATCCGGCTTCAGTCAGCCGCCATCGTGCAGGGGCACTGCGGCACTGAACCACAATTTCAAAACTGGTGATTTATATGAAAAACCGAATGCTGATAATTCCCACCGTACTGACGGTGCTCATGTTTATGCTGCTGCTGTGTGGTACCGGGCACGCTGTGGCACAGTCTTTTGCTGTGAAGGCCAATGCCGGCACCAAAGGCATTGGCGGAGAACTTGCGGTATCTCTCCATGAAAAGATTAATGTGAGGGCTGGTGCCAACTTCTTTTCATTCTCTTACTTCTACGAGACCGAGCCCGACGACGACTTCGATCTGGATGCAGGCCTCAGCCTGTCAAACTACTCGGCTATGGTTGACTGGCATCCGTTTGGAAATCGTTTCCGGCTATCCGGTGGCATTATTTACAACGGAAATACGGTAACGGCTGAAATGCAGCCCAAGCAGTCCTATGAAATTGGCGGGGATATTTACGCGCCCGAAGAACTTGGAAATCTCGAAGCGGAGGTAACGTTCAGCCCTATTACCCCATATTTGGGTTTGGGATTCGGCAACGCTTTTCGCGGAAGTTCATTTGGAATGAATGTTGAACTCGGTGCCATGTTTCAGGGCTCGCCGCGTGTGAACATGTCCGCTGACGGGCTGCTTGCGCCCTCCGCAAGTCAGGGACCACAGTTTGAAGAAAACCTGTCGTGGTTTACGGCCTATCCGGTGCTGACCCTCTCGCTTTACTACCGCATCAACTGACCCTTAATACACAAAAATCTCATGAATTTGCATAAAATATTCAAAAGAGTGCTGGTCGCGATGCTGGTCCTAACGCCGGCTTTTATGTTCACGGCCTGCGACATTACCAACCCGGTGGAGGGCATCAAGCTCATGCTGAACCTCAAAGAACGCAACACAACGGTATCCGTAGTTGTACGCGATGCTGAAACCGGCGACCTGATTGGTTTCGAGGATGAAAGCGTTACGCTCGACGTTACCTTTTCGGGGGACGACGGGCTTGTAATTATCAACATGATCAATGAGGAAGTAACCCGCCTTGCTGGTCTTGAAAACGGCCTGTTTAATTTTGCCATTCGGGATGAAATTGAACCGGGTCCGCAGGCCCCGATTGTATTCCGGATGAACATTGAAGCGACCGGCTACCTTACGGAATCGCAGCTCGTAGTAATTGACGGAAGCGGTGAAAACGTCGTGGATGTAGAGATGATCCGCGTAGCGTCCCCGCCGGAAGGTGTTGTTATTCGGGAGAATGTGCCTATCGGTGCAACGGATCCGCAGGGTCTTACCACAGAGCCCATTGTTTTTAGTTCCGGCGATGATGATGACTTAGATCGCTTCTTTCGGGGCAGTGCCGGCGCCGGAACTGCAAGCGATAACCTGCCGCCTGATCCGCCCATCTCTATCTTATCACCCAGTGTCCGCTTTTTCATTGCTGCTGGCACGGAAATAAAAGACGAAAACGGGAACCCGCTTCAGGGAAACCTAAACGCGACCTTTGTATACTACGGACCCAATAGCCTCTTTTTCCCGCGTTTCGGAAAGGCAAACCGAGGCGGAGACACCGATGATTCTCTGTTCGAATACCGTGGGGTCGTGCAGGCTACCATACAGGATGAAAACGGACGTATCGCCCTGCTTTTTAATCCTGCCATCGAAGTAACCATGACCTATCCTTCAAGCCCTTTCGATCCGGATCAGTTTGAGAGCTGGACAGGTTTGCAGCCCCGGCCCGATACCTGGAATTTCAGCCAAATGGTAGAGATTACAGAGCTCGAAGATTCCTTTGGCAGAAACTTCAATCAGTCTACAATGACGTTGACGGAACTGCCGCTTATGACCATGATTGGTAACGGCATCCCAGCCTGTTTGTCCGGAAAAACCATACGCTTTGACGGTACCAAACTCCGGCTCGAAGGCGGGCTTTTCAGAAGCGACAATGATCGCTTTGTTGGGTACTATAACGCTGTAAGGCGCACAGTAGGGGATGAAAAGGTAACAGAAACGCGTTTCAGAACCGTACCGCGTAATGTACCGGTTAGGGTTGAGGTCCGTAACATGAACTTTACGCTAATTGACTCCTTTGAAGTTTCTGATTTGTGTGCGCAGACTGAGCTTACTGTGCCGGTAAACAGTCCGGAGTTTGATCTCGAATTCATTGCCGAAGGGCGCTGTGAAGGCCGGGATGAGCTTGTATACGCAAGTATTCCCGCTCAGATCAGATCAAGCCGCAGCTTCTGGCGACCTGCCGGAAATATCACCAATGGTGTTCTCAATATTACGCTTCCTGAACCTGATACCTACACGATAGGCACAACCTATGACGGGCGTTTTTATCAGTACGATATTGACCTTACCGGCGCACAGCCGGGTTCAACAACAACCGTAGAAGAAATCTTTGATATACCCGAAAACATCTGTGATGATGTTTAGAAGGTGAACTTCAAAAAATGCAACGTACCAAAGCCGGTTCCGCAAGGAGCCGGCTTTTTTAATGATGATCAGGGCGGGCTAATGCCTGATCGCGGATTCAATAAACTCAGATGCTGTCTTTAGCCCGCATTATTCACAATTCAACAGGATTTATTTGCTCAATGTAAGTTTAAATTAGGCTTAGTGAAAAAACATCGGTAGACCAAGTTTGAGTGTGATGTAAAAACTGCGCACCGAGCGAAGCGATTCCCGCAAAGCGAAATTTCCCCGCTGGCTTCGCCTTGTCATCAAGAAAATTTCTTGGTGAATAATGCGGGTTAGTTTGTGAATCCGGTATCTTTGGCATTATATGATTCGTATGCTGCGGGTTTGTACCACCCGCTAAAGCCCAACCTTTATCTCTTTCTGATGCAACGTATGCGCTCCGTATCCTTTATTCTTCTCGCTATTCTGTTCGTCTGCTTTTCCCCTGTAGTGGTGAAATCTCCAGCCCATGCGCAAGTACAAGCGCAACAAGGCCCGCTTGCAGCGGACACCCCCCCCGATTCGCTGCAGTCCTCAAACGCAGTTCTCAGCGATCCCTTTTTGGAGAATGCTTCTGATGAAGACGAAGCCTATCGCAACAGTCTTGTGCCGGTGCCTGCCATTGCCTACACCCCGGAAACCAGCCTGATGCTCGGTATCGTAGCCTTCCGGCAGTTTAAGCCAGCGGCTGCAGGACCCGAAACACGGGCCTCGCAGTTTTTCGGAACCGGTATTTACACCCTCAACCGGCAGCTCATACTGGAAGCCGGCACGACATTTATCCTGCCCGGCGAACGCTGGATTCACGATGTGTACGGGGGCTATAATTTTTTCCCGGCACAGTACTTCCCGCCCGGTTTCGATGCCCCTGAGGCGGATGAGCGGACGGTAGAATACCGTCGCCTCTTTTTCAGAGGCGACTTTGTGCGGAATATCGGAAACGGCTGGTTTACCGGTCCCGCGGTCAATTTTGAACGGCTGCAGTCGGTGCGCGTCACGGAAACCGACGAGGGCGAACCTCAGCCGCTGTGGTCACGCGGCAATCCCGAAAACAACACCGTAGCCGGACTCGGCTGGGCCCTCCGCAAGGACACCCGGAACAGCATCATGACTCCGCTGCAGGGACATTACCTTGAACTGACGGCAGTGCTGCATCCCGCCATTGCGGGCAGTAAGGGCTTTGGCTCGCTTTATCTCGACGCCCGGCGCTACTGGAAGCCCGCGGCTCTGCCCGGTACCCTCGTTGCTGCGCAGTTCTCCGGCATGTTCACGGCAGGTGACGTGCCTTTTCAGGCAATGCCGCCATTTGGCGGGGAGAGCATCAACCGGGGCTACTATCTCGGTCGCTTCAACGATCACAATGTGGCACAGCTGCAGCTCGAGCTGCGGCAGCCGATTTGGTGGCGCTTCGGCGCCGTAGCATTTGCCTCAACAGGAGAAGTCTGGAACCGTTTCACAGACTTCTCCCTCAGCAATCCCAAATATGCCGGCGGGGCGGGCTTCCGTTTCGATCTCAATCCCCGGGATTCCCTCAATGTCCGCATCGATTACGGCTTTGGGCCGCATGGCAGCGGACTCTACATCACCCTCGGCGAAGCTTTCTGAAGCAGGAGACGGTCTTCCTGTTGTCAGCAGGTAAATTATTAGCTGAACAAAGCGGGGGATAAACACAAATTATTTTAACCTGAGCGTAGTATTTTAGGCGGTTTACCGCAGGTTGTACCTTGCGGATCATTTTCCAAAGCTCATCCTGAACCCAACCTGAATCATGCACTGGCTGCTCAAGTTTTTCGGAATTCTTATTGCAATCATCTTCATCAGCGGAAGCTTGTTTCTGCTCATCTTCACCCGCGGAAGTTTCTTCCCGCATACGGACGCGATTGAACCGGAGGAGGGCCGGCAGCCAGTCGCGGAACTGACAACGGTGACCCTCGGTGGCTTTGAACAGCATTTGCTGCTGCGCGGTCATGACGATACAAAGCCCGTGCTCCTCTGGCTGCACGGCGGTCCCGGAACCCCGCAAATGCCATTCGCACACGCCTTTGGCCGAGAACTCGAAGAACATTTCATCGTCGTGCACTGGGATCAGCGCGGAGCCGGAAAGTCCAACACCGCCGATTTTGATGAAGCCTCCCTCACCTTTGAACAGCAAACTGCTGACGCGCTCGAACTGGTACACTGGCTGCGCGAGCGTTTTGGTCAGGACCGCATATTCCTGCTCGGTCATTCCTGGGGTACCCGCGTCGGCATCGCGCTCGCGGCCGAACATCCCGAGCTGTTTTATGCCTGGATAGGCGTGTCGCAGGTCGTAGATCACGGACGCGCAACCGTGATGGCGCGCGATTGGCTGGAGCGGCGCATCAGCCTCGAAGAACGCTGGACCCTGGGAGAAATCAAAATCCCGGCCATGCAGCACGACGACTACCGGCGCCTCGCCAAAATTGTAGAGCGGCGCGGCGGGGGCACCGATCTGCCGGTTTCCGAACTGATCCGGATTGCCCTACGCGCTCCCGAGTACAGCATGCGCGACAACCTGCAGCTGCTCACCGGTATGAACCGCGGCGGCAAGCCCATGCACGCACAGGGCATCATCAAGCCGTACAACCTCACCGAACAGATCGCTTCGCTCGACATTCCGGCATGGTTTCTGAACGGGCGCAATGACTTCAACACCCCGGCGGCGCTCGTCCGTGAATTCTATGAACAGCTTGAAGCACCCCTCAAACGCTACATAATATTCCCGCAGGCGCATACGCCTTTCTTCGCAAGCCCGGAGCTCTTTGTAACCACCCTCATCGAAATGCAGGCTGAAGTCTTGGCATATCACGCGGAGGAGGGGGAACCTTAGCAGCCTGCGGCGGACCGATAGCAGCTTTACTGCGCGTGCTACACAGAAAAAGCGGATTGTGCGGTGTAAATAAACATTTAATTTTTTGTTTGGGAAAAATAGTCCAGGCTCAAAATGAGGGGTGCAAATGGCATGTCAAAGGTTGCCGGGCAATGCTGTTTTTATAGTTTGCTGTCGAATAAATATTGTGCTGTATCACACTGATTAATAGTGTCATAGGGTCTATACTTCCACTTATCTAATCCGGTCTGGTTTGAGTACAGGTGTAGCTTGCATTTACGGATGCGGTCTCGTAGTTTAGCCCTGTTAATTTATTGTGTTATTAAGTTAAATTTTTGCGGTCTGGTGTTGTTGTTGATGCGCCTTCGGGTGCGTGTGGTTCGTTTTTTTTGTGGTACCGTCTGCCGTCAGGCTGCTCATAACCCAATCATTATGCGTTTTTCTTGTCCTGCCTTTGTTCGCTCCTTTAACCATCTGTTTCGCTTTCGACTGCTACCTGCCGCGGTGCTGATTGGGGCTGCGGCCCTTCTCACAGCTGTGCTGCAGCTTTCGGAGCGGGAGTATGTGATTTCCGGCAATGTAACCTTCAGCGGTGATGAGGCGCCCGCCGCGTTTCAGCCCGTCATTCTGCGTTCGGCTGAGGAAGATTCGCTGGCATCTGCAACCACAGATGCCTCCGGTTTTTTTCAGATTTCGCAAACAACAGTTAGTGCCGGTGATCAGGATGAGGTCGATCTGCCTCAAGCCGTGGAACTGAGCGCGGTCTGGCCGAATCCGGCACAGGGCGACGTAAATGTAGCTTTTGAAACGCCCGCCAATGCCCGCTACACCATGGAGGTGTATAATCTTCTCGGGCAGCGGGTACAGCGCCGGCAATTTACCTTACAGCCGGGCAGCGGGGTTTTTCGCATTACGCGGCCGGCTTCGGACGGGGTGTACTTGCTGCGTCTGAGTGGTCCTGACGGACAGGACACCCGCAAGGTCACCTTTGTAGGCGGTCAGGCCCTCAGCGGAGGCGGCGATATCCGCCTGTCGGCTTTTCAGGCGAAAACAAGCGTGAACGAGCAGGGCGAGGTGGCCGGCGGTGCAAGGGGCGGGGACGTGCTTTTCCGTATCGAAGTGCCCGAATCAGCGCTGCATGAGGGTTTCGAGGGCGTCATCACCCATCCGGAAAACGGCGATGGGCCGATTATGATCCCCTATGACATCACCCTGAACGATAAGATGCTGATTACTTCGCTGGAGGGCCGGCTTCAGGACACGCAGGGGCAGCCGCTGGGCGGCACGCTGGAACTGTGGGATCAGGCGCCCGAATCGGCTGGCGGAATGCAGCAGGTTACAGAACCCAACGAAGCCGGAGAAGAACCGCTTTTGACGCTCGATGTCAATGGTGACTTTACCGCCGAACTCGCGCAGGCCGTGCGGCTGGCTCCGGATGTGTACACCGCGCGCTTGTGGTACAAGCCGGATGGCACCGAGATCCGCGAACTCGTGCTGGAAGAGGAGATCGCGGCCGGACAGGCGCATGATTTAGGTGTTACGGAAGTTGAACTGGGCCTGAGACTGCTGGTTACGCTGGATTTTTTCTATGATGATGCCGTCGATGCCGCTACGCCACAAGCTGCACCCGATGTGGCGGTTACGCTGCGTGATCCGCAGGATGATACGATGCTGGCCGAGGGATTTACGGACGGCGAGGGTCAGTTCAGCGCGCTGCTGACCCTGCCGCCCGGCCTGGAGAGCGTGCGGCTGCAGGCCAGTCTGACGCATGTTATGCCGGTGGATGAACTGCTATCCGGCTTCAGCATGAATGAGGCCGATGCATCCCTTAGTGAAACCATTGAACTGACGTCCGAGATGACCGAGCTGAGCGCTGTATTGCAGGCCAATACCAACCCTTTGCAGCCGGCTGGGGGTGTTTTTGCCAGGGTAGTCAGACAAACGGGTGGTCCGGCTTTTGCGGAGGGGGTGAGTACGGGAACCGGAGCACTGTCGCTGACCTACACCCTTGCCGGTAGCGGCTTACCTGAGACGCAGATGCTGCGGCTGCAAACCGAGCAAACCACACAGGTGCAGTCCGGCAACTTCGGCTTCTCCCATTCGGCTGGCGCGCTGGATCTTGGCACACTGCTGCTAACCCCAAAGACGGTCAGCCTTCAGTTTCAGGTAAGCGGGATCAACGGACTTCCGGTTGCAGACGCCTTGTTTCAGGTATTCAATTCGGAGGGCGGGATCCTGCTCGGGGAAGGCAGTAGCGATGAAAACGGAGTGGTCTTCCTGGTGCTGGAAGGTCAGGACGCCGAGGCGCTGCAGACGGTGTTTGTTACCGTTAACGGGCTTCATTATACGGAGCTGGGTTTCACTGTATCTGTTGACCCGTTCATGCCCATTATGCTCGAACTGGAACCGGAGGTGGCTACCATAGCGCTCAACTTGCAGAACAGTGAGGGCGTGCCGGTGGGAGGAGTGCAGGGACTGTTGCAATGGGAAGATGTGCTGCTGGTACAAAACAGCACCAATGCCACCGGGCAGGCACTTCTAACCTATACTTTGGCTGGTACGGATGCACCCGAAACGCCTGAGCTGACCATTTTTGTGCCGGAGACCATGTTGTACGAAGCTGCGGAAGCAAGCGTGATCCACAACCCGGAAGAGCAGGTTTCTGTACTCCTCACCTTAGAAGATAGAAGGTAGCTAACACTTACTGAAGGCGATTTTTGACCACCTTGGGACAGCGCTCCATGGCACTGTCGGGCTGTGCAAGCAAGATCAGGTACTGGGCTGTGAAGAGCAGGACGCACAGGGTGGCTGTAGTCTGCCCTGAGCAGGAGTT
This genomic stretch from Cyclonatronum proteinivorum harbors:
- a CDS encoding BamA/TamA family outer membrane protein, which gives rise to MQRMRSVSFILLAILFVCFSPVVVKSPAHAQVQAQQGPLAADTPPDSLQSSNAVLSDPFLENASDEDEAYRNSLVPVPAIAYTPETSLMLGIVAFRQFKPAAAGPETRASQFFGTGIYTLNRQLILEAGTTFILPGERWIHDVYGGYNFFPAQYFPPGFDAPEADERTVEYRRLFFRGDFVRNIGNGWFTGPAVNFERLQSVRVTETDEGEPQPLWSRGNPENNTVAGLGWALRKDTRNSIMTPLQGHYLELTAVLHPAIAGSKGFGSLYLDARRYWKPAALPGTLVAAQFSGMFTAGDVPFQAMPPFGGESINRGYYLGRFNDHNVAQLQLELRQPIWWRFGAVAFASTGEVWNRFTDFSLSNPKYAGGAGFRFDLNPRDSLNVRIDYGFGPHGSGLYITLGEAF
- a CDS encoding alpha/beta fold hydrolase, with product MHWLLKFFGILIAIIFISGSLFLLIFTRGSFFPHTDAIEPEEGRQPVAELTTVTLGGFEQHLLLRGHDDTKPVLLWLHGGPGTPQMPFAHAFGRELEEHFIVVHWDQRGAGKSNTADFDEASLTFEQQTADALELVHWLRERFGQDRIFLLGHSWGTRVGIALAAEHPELFYAWIGVSQVVDHGRATVMARDWLERRISLEERWTLGEIKIPAMQHDDYRRLAKIVERRGGGTDLPVSELIRIALRAPEYSMRDNLQLLTGMNRGGKPMHAQGIIKPYNLTEQIASLDIPAWFLNGRNDFNTPAALVREFYEQLEAPLKRYIIFPQAHTPFFASPELFVTTLIEMQAEVLAYHAEEGEP
- a CDS encoding T9SS type A sorting domain-containing protein, with the translated sequence MRFSCPAFVRSFNHLFRFRLLPAAVLIGAAALLTAVLQLSEREYVISGNVTFSGDEAPAAFQPVILRSAEEDSLASATTDASGFFQISQTTVSAGDQDEVDLPQAVELSAVWPNPAQGDVNVAFETPANARYTMEVYNLLGQRVQRRQFTLQPGSGVFRITRPASDGVYLLRLSGPDGQDTRKVTFVGGQALSGGGDIRLSAFQAKTSVNEQGEVAGGARGGDVLFRIEVPESALHEGFEGVITHPENGDGPIMIPYDITLNDKMLITSLEGRLQDTQGQPLGGTLELWDQAPESAGGMQQVTEPNEAGEEPLLTLDVNGDFTAELAQAVRLAPDVYTARLWYKPDGTEIRELVLEEEIAAGQAHDLGVTEVELGLRLLVTLDFFYDDAVDAATPQAAPDVAVTLRDPQDDTMLAEGFTDGEGQFSALLTLPPGLESVRLQASLTHVMPVDELLSGFSMNEADASLSETIELTSEMTELSAVLQANTNPLQPAGGVFARVVRQTGGPAFAEGVSTGTGALSLTYTLAGSGLPETQMLRLQTEQTTQVQSGNFGFSHSAGALDLGTLLLTPKTVSLQFQVSGINGLPVADALFQVFNSEGGILLGEGSSDENGVVFLVLEGQDAEALQTVFVTVNGLHYTELGFTVSVDPFMPIMLELEPEVATIALNLQNSEGVPVGGVQGLLQWEDVLLVQNSTNATGQALLTYTLAGTDAPETPELTIFVPETMLYEAAEASVIHNPEEQVSVLLTLEDRR